In Bactrocera oleae isolate idBacOlea1 chromosome 3, idBacOlea1, whole genome shotgun sequence, a genomic segment contains:
- the Nipped-B gene encoding nipped-B protein isoform X2 has translation MTDPDIPSVPVTTLACLTSLSDLLSELPVPDTLASVTSLNKSLLFHTLVAKESNNLLSVRDDNLVKQLVHAIEQTNSEIIELKSQYAIEQFGTNINTYPELLQGIYSYNPTVFNANNGKLNQKNKPQTHQQQQEQWYNVVHGQRSGASTQQSDDLQRIEQQTTLDSNNPAISKNLNSGSFPTMEMTSIQSNNFDVHTPRKQKTQHLTEQKPTFPVEEQNTGFESTASFQNTGTLPATINPGISNNITTVNEQNLTPVIPVVGTQNYQNTNFTQMPDSKCTITTGVLNAHLPVNNGYTQYSFNAQALAAPFTSDLNTNQGAALNPIKNEIGYEGGKTNADSVSKSSEVANVRTTKQEVEVEKMESTTTIAAASAPPTVPLTVLPARITKQLTTKAAENDDAFNLMKTNEKPLAVKRKLPPSVDEVPPEQIHSQPKLRCVERIVSTPSSKCTKDEILRSQTYQQFMRNLEQIIETLDDTEVPNFDTDDVDENIECISSRMLNIMSNDIAKLKAKYVLDVIPKNKLALLVNYAMRNVYLAKNYSAGPDDEDDIVDDEIMEKILNGIEACLLICNIYCTSKDIKFLQEDHISVIIKFMHFQFRETIFPSYDPVYTVKSMKKTDNRKKSKIYQNYNRSLQLLYSKATELMKVFVTLFDKYIFVDTIILPLSTLSIEPFFVDNIETLQFVCLELVTTLFRKEEYVKIRSSILGDILTSIDRLPSSKKNLRPFKLINNSGNIQMVTALVLQLIQCVTILPDVMNSNSQNKRKVLPQYGDMANQAAGFATQTDRQNIDVIVLKKYEIAISIGGNFLTTFLNKCKSRSNETDFRPIFENFIYDLLATVNKPEWPSSELLLSLLGTMLVRYVSDKSIEQSIRLVSLDYLGIVAARLRKDAVDSRYKVNVIDSMIRYIKVEQEKEGDLPSSNNKIELKEDERVEFLQKILLDFLAANAHVDNPIWDYARHFYLTQWYRDIIYQRRNINESAKRDTSRKKSTRKRRTEADLSGSDSNDDSGDEMNFENVDSRVGGDCTMGDQELNMERFNMLDKRKQCLLNNINPYSTLGDSNHAQHIKTYIDYNNAHLIAQYLASKRPFSKSFDGYLKKIILVVNEPSIAIRTRAMKCLANIVEVDPMVLRRKDMQMGVNQKFLDAAISVREAAVDLVGKFVLSNEELIDQYYDMLSTRILDTGVSVRKRVIKILRDICIEYPTFQKIPEICVKMIRRVNDEEGIQKLVTEVFMKMWFTPLHKNDKDGIHLKINQIIDVVNIAHDTGTAWLEGLLNSIFQPKESATKGDDSMKDTLQKKTEPPADILLSCQQLADGLVGRLIELEDTDNTRMLGCITTLHLLAKVRPQLLVQHAITIEPYLNIKCHPTTAPKFICAVADILEKVVPLVNNASESFLASLEEHLMLLVVSLNQAVVKSCVSCLGAIVNKITKNYALIRDCFQKFYRILDQTRSQIMQNRQINNLSAAIRRSLFTIGILMRYFDFKSKEVVGATNGLSPTICNDVFECLMFFAQYQNPDIRKEALIALGSFCVMNDDYLTNTKLKRYYCDMLLSETSDACFKIICLRNIWIYLTESEMNMFNKEKDWDKQSKTEDLKEMNDVSSGMSSRIIQLYLQEIFECFLNSDDNVRLWAVKVIQIVLRQGLVHPVKTVPYLICLSTDSRVESAHRADALLKDIDKMYNGFVNMKAQLGLQFSFRLQGILQQNNKCKGGVNKVIRGFVKRQLDTMPTALNDFLYTLLRPIKTQRRALVQTIVKQFDDQKTSLQQMLYIADNLAYFPYVVQDEPLYLIHQVDLLISIVGTNLLTTFKENLKPSINVGDVLEDDDDEDDPDILFKRLPENAFEMQKCIMSAQACMLLLILKDHLKNMYSLTDGKISRYSPSEPKLYEKAVVRKTVTDFNPKTTIDIIKKQQESKLASNVAIGQTSLNHDERMDLVIKYLDFKKLMLKLDPDDEDSDDEGRNKSKLNSTANTSLLNSSSASANKSTDDSCLDGDKSMKQENLT, from the exons ATGACTGACCCCGATATTCCCAGTGTTCCAGTAACAACTTTGGCTTGTTTGACAAGTTTGTCAGATTTACTTAGTGAACTTCCAGTACCAGACACATTGGCAAGTGTCACTTCATTGAATAAATCCTTGCTATTTCACACATTGGTTGCTAAAGAATCCAACAATTTGTTATCTGTGCGTGATGATAATTTAGTAAAACAGCTGGTGCATGCTATCGAACAGACGAACTCTGAAATAATAGAACTAAAGTCACAGTATGCAATCGAACAATTTGGTACCAATATAAATACGTATCCAGAACTACTACAGGGTATTTACAGCTACAACCCAACTGTGTTTAATGCTAACAATGGCAAATTGAATCAGAAAAATAAACCACAAACtcatcaacaacaacaggaaCAGTGGTACAATGTTGTTCACGGGCAAAGAAGTGGAGCTTCAACGCAACAGTCTGATGACCTGCAACGAATTGAACAACAAACGACCCTGGATTCAAATAATCCTGCTATATCAAAGAATTTGAATAGTGGCAGTTTTCCAACAATGGAAATGACTTCCATTCAAAGCAATAATTTCGATGTGCATACTCCGAGAAAACAGAAAACCCAACATCTAACAGAACAAAAGCCCACCTTTCCGGTAGAAGAACAAAATACTGGATTCGAAAGTACAGCATCTTTCCAAAATACCGGTACCTTGCCAGCAACGATTAATCCAGGAATTTCTAATAATATTACAACTGTAAATGAACAAAACTTAACTCCAGTTATACCAGTAGTTGGCacacaaaattatcaaaatacaaattttacccaAATGCCAGATAGTAAATGCACAATTACAACTGGTGTGTTAAACGCACATCTGCCGGTTAATAATGGATATACTCAATATAGTTTCAACGCACAAGCCTTAGCAGCTCCATTTACAAGCGACTTGAACACTAATCAGGGTGCGGCGCTGAATCCAATAAAGAATGAAATCGGATATGAGGGCGGGAAGACCAATGCAGATTCTGTTAGTAAATCGTCTGAAGTAGCTAACGTTAGG ACTACAAAGCAAGAAGTAGAAGTAGAAAAGATGGAatccacaacaacaattgcGGCTGCATCTGCACCACCCACTGTACCACTAACGGTGTTACCTGCTCGAATTACGAAACAATTAACAACCAAAGCAGCAGAAAACGATGACGCATTTAACTTGATGAAGACGAATGAAAAACCACTCGCTGTGAAGCGGAAACTTCCGCCTTCAGTTGATGAAGTACCGCCTGAACAGATACACTCACAGCCGAAACTACGTTGCGTTGAACGCATCGTCTCAACACCATCATCAAAGTGTACAAAAGACGAAATTTTACGATCACAAACGTATCAGCAATTTATGCGTAATTTGGAGCAAATTATTGAGACGCTGGACGACACAGAAGTTCCAAATTTTGATACCGACGATGTGGACGAGAACATTGAATGTATTTCGTCTAGAATGCTTAACATAATGAGCAACGACATCGCCAAATTGAAAGCCAAGTATGTTTTGGATGTTATACCGAAAAATAAATTGGCGCTATTGGTTAATTACGCTATGCGAAATGTGTATTTGGCGAAAAATTATTCTGCCGGTCCAGACGATGAAGACGACATTGTGGATGACGAAATAATGGAAAAGATTTTAAACGGAATCGAAGCTTGTCTCTtgatttgcaatatttattgcaCTTCGAAGGATATTAAGTTTTTGCAAGAAGATCACATTTCGGTTATTATCAAATTTATGCATTTTCAATTTCGCGAGACAATCTTTCCATCATATGATCCCGTCTATACAGTTAAAAGTATGAAAAAGACAGATAAtcgtaaaaaatcgaaaatctaTCAAAATTACAATCGCAGTCTGCAATTGCTTTACTCAAAGGCCACCGAGCTAATGAAAGTGTTCGTTACGCTTTTCGACAAATATATATTCGTCGATACCATCATACTACCGCTATCGACCTTGTCCATCGAACCATTCTTTGTAGATAATATTGAAACTTTGCAATTTGTCTGTTTGGAATTGGTCACAACGCTCTTTCGCAAGGAGGAATACGTAAAAATACGCAGCAGTATACTTGGTGATATACTAACCTCTATCGATCGTTTGCCGTCTTCGAAGAAAAATCTACGCCCATTCAAACTAATCAACAATAgtggcaacatacaaatggtAACCGCATTGGTGCTACAGCTTATACAGTGCGTTACGATTTTACCCGATGTCATGAATAGCAATTCGCAGAATAAACGTAAAGTTTTGCCACAATACGGCGATATGGCAAATCAAGCCGCCGGCTTTGCCACACAAACCGACAGACAAAATATCGATGTGATTGTGTTGAAAAAATACGAAATCGCCATAAGTATAGGTGGCAATTTCCTAACgacatttttaaataagtgCAAATCGCGATCGAATGAAACCGATTTCCGTCCAATCTTCGAGAATTTCATCTACGATCTCCTGGCCACTGTAAACAAACCGGAATGGCCATCATCCGAATTATTGCTTTCACTGTTAGGCACGATGCTTGTGCGTTATGTGTCGGATAAGTCTATTGAACAAAGCATACGTTTGGTTTCATTGGATTACTTGGGCATTGTGGCAGCACGCTTACGCAAGGATGCCGTTGACTCGCGCTACAAAGTGAACGTCATAGACTCAATGATCAGATATATTAAAGTGGAACAGGAGAAGGAAGGAGACTTGCCATCCAGCAATAATAAGATCGAATTAAAAGAGGATGAACGAGTTGAATTTCTGCAGAAAATACTATTGGACTTTTTGGCCGCCAATGCACACGTGGACAATCCCATTTGGGATTATGCGCGACACTTTTATTTGACGCAGTGGTATCGTGATATAATTTATCAGCGCCGTAACATTAACGAGAGCGCCAAACGTGATACATCGCGAAAGAAGAGTACGCGCAAAAGACGCACAGAAGCCGATCTCTCCGGCAGTGATAGCAATGACGATAGCGGCGATGAGATGAACTTCGAAAATGTCGATAGTCGTGTTGGTGGCGATTGCACTATGGGCGATCAAGAATTGAATATGGAACGTTTCAATATGCTTGATAAACGCAAGCAATGCTTATTGAACAATATAAATCCATACTCAACGCTGGGCGATTCCAATCATGCAcaacatataaaaacatatatcgaTTACAACAATGCACATTTAATAGCGCAATATTTGGCTAGCAAAAGACCATTTAGCAAATCATTTGATGGctatttgaagaaaattatattgGTTGTAAATGAGCCGTCGATCGCTATAAGAACGCGTGCGATGAAATGTTTAGCGAATATCGTTGAAGTCGATCCGATGGTATTACGGCGCAAGGATATGCAAATGGGCGTTAACCAAAAATTCTTGGATGCCGCTATATCGGTGCGTGAGGCGGCCGTCGATTTAGTTGGTAAATTCGTACTGAGCAACGAAGAGCTAATTGATCAGTATTATGATATGCTGTCAACAAGAATTTTAGATACGGGCGTATCGGTGCGTAAGCGTGTCATAAAAATTCTACGCGACATATGCATAGAGTATCCGACGTTTCAGAAAATTCCAGAAATTTGCGTCAAAATGATACGACGCGTCAACGATGAGGAGGGCATACAAAAGCTGGTGACGGAGGTCTTCATGAAAATGTGGTTTACGCCGTTGCATAAAAACGACAAGGACGGCATACATTTGAAGATCAATCAGATAATCGATGTTGTGAATATTGCACATGACACGGGCACCGCGTGGTTGGAGGGACTCTTGAACAGCATTTTCCAGCCGAAGGAGAGCGCAACCAAAGGTGATGACAGCATGAAAGACACATTGCAAAAGAAAACCGAGCCACCGGCTGATATTTTGCTGTCGTGTCAGCAGCTGGCCGACGGTTTGGTGGGGCGTCTGATCGAACTGGAGGACACCGACAACACACGCATGCTCGGCTGCATAACCACACTGCATTTATTGGCGAAGGTGCGTCCGCAGCTGCTGGTGCAGCACGCAATTACTATAGAGCCTTATTTGAATATCAAGTGTCATCCAACAACAGCACCGAAATTCATTTGCGCCGTGGCTGACATACTggaaaag GTCGTACCGCTGGTTAATAATGCGAGTGAGTCGTTTTTAGCTTCGCTCGAAGAGCATTTGATGCTGTTGGTTGTATCGCTCAATCAGGCGGTTGTAAAGAGTTGCGTGTCGTGCTTGGGTGCGATCGTCAACAAAATAACGAAAAACTATGCTTTGATAAGAGATTGCTTTCAGAAGTTTTATCGCATTTTAGATCAAACCAGAAGTCAAATAATGCAAAAtcgacaaattaataatttaagtgCAGCTATACGCCGTAGCCTCTTCACCATTGGCATATTGATGCGTTATTTCGATTTCAAATCGAAAGAGGTTGTCGGCGCCACAAACGGTTTATCGCCAACCATATGCAATGATGTGTTCGAGTGTCTAATGTTCTTTGCGCAATATCAAAATCCTGACATACGCAAAGAGGCGCTCATCGCATTGGGCTCATTTTGTGTGATGAACGATGACTATCTGACCAATACGAAGTTAAAGCGTTATTACTGCGATATGTTGCTTTCGGAGACGAGCGATGcttgtttcaaaattatttgtttgcgTAATATTTGGATATATCTGACTGAGTCGGAGATGAATATGTTCAATAAGGAAAAGGATTGGGATAAACAATCGAAAACGGAGGATCTTAAAGAAATGAACGATGTGTCGTCGGGTATGTCAAGTCGTATCATACAGCTGTATCTGCAAGAAATATTCGAATGTTTTCTAAACAGCGATGACAATGTACGTTTATGGGCGGTTAAAGTTATACAGATTGTGCTGCGACAGGGTCTTGTACATCCTGTGAAAACTGTGCCATATCTTATATGCTTAAGTACAGATTCGAGAGTCGAGTCTGCGCACAGAGCCGATGCCTTGCTCAAGGACATCGATAAGATGTACAACGGATTTGTGAATATGAAAGCACAATTAGGTTTGCAATTTAGCTTCCGTTTACAGGGCATTTTGCAGCAGAACAACAAGTGTAAGGGTGGCGTTAACAAAGTTATACGTGGTTTTGTTAAACGCCAGCTAGACACAATGCCAACGGCGCTAAATGACTTTTTATACACGCTTTTGCGTCCGATAAAAACGCAACGGCGTGCACTCGTGCAAACGATTGTCAAACAATTTGACGATCAGAAAACTTCGCTACAGCAAATGTTGTATATAGCGGATAATTTGGCTTACTTTCCATATGTGGTGCAAGATGAGCCGCTTTATTTAATACATCAAGTCGATTTACTCATATCCATTGTTGGTACTAATTTGCTCACAACATTTAAGGAAAATCTTAAACCTAGCATTAATGTAGGCGATGTTTTAGAAGATGACGATGATGAAGATGATCCCGATATACTGTTCAAACGTTTGCCGGAAAATGCATTCGAAATGCAAAAGTGCATAATGTCGGCACAAGCTTGTATGCTGCTGTTAATACTGAAGGATcatctaaaaaatatgtatagtttAACAGATGGTAAAATATCCAGGTACTCACCCTCTGAACCGAAGTTATACGAGAAGGCGGTAGTTCGTAAAACTGTAACAGATTTTAATCCTAAAACAACAATAGATATTATTAAGAAACAACAGGAGTCGAAGCTAGCTTCCAATGTTGCAATTGGCCAAACCAGTTTGAATCATGACGAACGTATGGATttggttataaaatatttagattttaaaaagttaatgcTTAAATTGGATCCCGACGATGAGGATTCCGATGATGAGGGTCGCaataaatcgaaattaaattcaacagCTAACACATCACTGCTGAACTCGAGTTCGGCGAGCGCAAATAAGTCCACAGATGACAGCTGTTTAGATGGGGATAAATCAATGAAGCAGGAGAATTTGACTTAA